The nucleotide sequence AACAGTGGCCCGGATTGGACATCGCCGGCCACGCAGAAATTTAAAAACATCCTCGTGGAGAAACTGTCCGACCAGGCGATTGTACCGTCGCCAAAACTCGGCTGGGGTGCGTGCCATAATCGGCTGGTCACTAAAACTCACCAGGTACCCGCCAATAAGGCGTGTTGTGGCCACGCAGGTTTGAAAAAACGCCACGGCGAAGCCAAAAAACACGGTTGCTTTGAGGGCGTGTTCAAGCAGAAACGGAATCCCAGCCCAGTCGAATTTCAAAAGCAGTACCATGAGCACAGCCGCCGCCGCGGATCCAAAAATGCCAACGGCGAGGTTCCACAGGTTCTGGGAGGTTGTGGGCTGGCGTTCGTGGCCTTTTTTTCTCAAAACCAGCAGGAACAGATTCGCAAAGAAAGCGAGAAACTCCCTGAAGTGCGGACGCTCTCCATGAAGTGCCCCAACGTGGAGATCCCACATCTTCATCACCAGGAGCAACGCAAACCCGCTGGCCATAATCCGGGCTGGTCGGTGCTGGAGTGGAATCAACACCGGCGAGAGAGCAACCACCATTCCCAGCACCAGGAATGCCACCATTCGTCGCCGCTCACCCAAACGAAGCGCCGGAAAGAAGCACACCACGGCAATCAGTGCCATCACAACAGCGGAGAGTGACGAGATCAGCGTCATACTGGAATTCCTCCGAAAACTGCCCCTCGTCTCATGTTCATCCCAGAAGGCGAGTTCAGGTAAAGTGCGCTTCAAGGGCCATGCGAATCGGTTTGCAGATCAGTCTTTCCCAATACAACCACGTAAACTGTGATGAGTTATCTGGATGGAGCCTGGAATGAAGCTATTATCACTCATCATCACGACACGTGGGGCAGAGTTCGTCCTTAAGATCGTCGGTCAGCGTTCTACAGCATGAACAAATGCCGAAGACTTCGGCCAATCCATCAAGGATCTCACCACCATTACAGTCCCACCGACGACAGGCAGTGTCTATCATTTCAAGAATCAGCTTTCGGCTTCGGTCCTGGCCAAGTTGTGTAAAGACTCCTTCCTTATGAAGGAGGTGAAGACAATGATTTAACAGATAGCTTCCACTGTGATTGGACATGACGGCCTCCTGGAGGGAGCTGGAATCGGAGTACTCCTGAAAATTTATTCCAGTCCCGGTTGCTTTTTTCACTTCGATAGCCTTACGAAATGGCCAGTTGTGTCTTGATGGCCTGGATTATTTTGGCCATGTCCTGGCTGGAAAGCTTCCCTTCCAGTTTACTCAGCCGGGTCTTACTCACCGTTGTCAACTGGTCGGCCATTGCTTTTCGAGATTGTCCATTCAGGACGATCAGGGCTTCGCTCGGATAGAGGTTTTCAACGTTAGAAGTTAACGGTACAACCTGAAGCCGATTGAGATATTTATTGGACGCATCATTGCTGACAATCACAGCCGGTCTTTGTTTTTGGATTTCTCCACCAACTGACGGCTCAAAATTTACCCACCAAACCTCACTGCGCTTCATGGTCAACCTCACCCATGGTGCCTTCGATCCACTCTAAAGCTTCTTCTTCCCGGTGTG is from Acidobacteriota bacterium and encodes:
- a CDS encoding type II toxin-antitoxin system PemK/MazF family toxin; the protein is MKRSEVWWVNFEPSVGGEIQKQRPAVIVSNDASNKYLNRLQVVPLTSNVENLYPSEALIVLNGQSRKAMADQLTTVSKTRLSKLEGKLSSQDMAKIIQAIKTQLAIS